GTTTCCACTAGGGAAAGTAAGATAAAACTCTTGAAAAGATATCCACATTTTTTGTCATGTTTATTTCCAAGGCTAATATTCTGTGGAAGCGTTGTGTTTGATAATTCTACTTGATCATCTTTCTTTGGAAAAATTTCAACTAATTTCATCTTGAACTCCAAACGTATAATCATGTTCAACGTCAACAGTTGCAATTTCATGAGAGGTTGTAGATGGAGACTTGTCCTACATTGTGATGAAAAGCATCGCCGAACTACAGTTATTTAAAACAGATGGCATTCTGAAATTCTATTTTATTAACATTGATGATAATCACTACAAACTATTATTCAATTTATGATAATTAGTGAAGTAATGGCAAATAACACACCCAATCATGATTCAATACTTAAAAACTTAGAGGGCCCTAACTATATATAGCTACTTGGTGAAACTCAATTATTGCAACTAGCCAAGTAATCATTATGGCATCACGCATAAACAATTGTAAACTTAAACCCCCATAATCGATCGATGCTAATTGTATAGCAGCTGCACTAGCGATTTTGATATTATGTTGCTTCCCTAATACTATTGGTTCCTGCATCATGCAAGACGCAAACATCACCCAGTCTAAAGATCTACCGAAAGCTTTCAAGCTCCTCCATCAATTTGATCATCCCAACTTTATGTTATTTTATCCATTTTTGGATCTCTGTTCTTCGTGatcaaagagagaaaaaaaaaactttatgaATTTCACCACAGCCAAAGCGTTAGTACTTGACTACTTGTATATGCCAAACGTATCATGGACAAGAATATGGTGAAATCCACAGTAATGTACATGTTGGCTACCTCTAAACTAGAAAATTGAGCTCGACTCTGACTCTGGAGACTGGAATACATATATCGCTTTATAGTGGAAGATGATAAAGTGATATATGGTTCACATCCAAAATCAATTGACAATGGATGAAGTGACTCGAATCGTTATAAATCCACAGACTATGTCTCAATTTCCAATGTGAgatttatattctcaacacgCCTCCGCATGTGTGGCGAATATTCAAGTCATACACGTGGACAACATTTTAGGTGACGTAGAGTCCGTGTGACCATTTGGACTTCACACCTGGACGTGAGTAACCCGCTCTAATATCATAAAAGAGTTCttatgaaaataaagaaacgCATAAGAGCACAGATCAAATTGATGAAAACGAAAACTAGAGGCTTCAATTCTATTGATTGGATTATTCAGTGCAACTCTTTATACTATAGAAAGTAGACCTTGAATTGGAAAATACAGTTTTTACCCTTATCAAAAGATTGGAAGAACACATACCTGCAATTTTACTGAAACCGAGTACTCCTTATTTAGTTGAGATCAAATTAAGATCAATATGTATTGACAAGTCTAGAAACAATCGTGAAAGAAAAATGTATACTAGCTAACTTCTTGTTTGAGACTTTGATCTATACGAGAGTAATATGGAATAAAACCTCATGCACTGAAAGGTGTAGTAAAACTcgtaaaagaaaaacatgattCTAATTAGTATAAATTATGCATTAGTATTAACAGGTTTAATCCTTTTATGAAATATTGATAAGAGggtgatttatttttatttttgttgggGTTGGTGAGTCGGAATTGGATATCCAaattataattgtttttcatttaatttggCAAATTATCGAAATTCTGTGAatttaaaaggaaagaagtcgTGTCATGTTTGGTGCACCCAATATTGCCTCTCTATTAGAATCTGTCATCTAAATACCTATCCCCCTTCTCATTTTAGTCATTTATTTCACCCTCGCAAAAAAATACAGACCCAAGTCACCCAACAAGCTTAGCTATATttatcccaaaaaaaaaaaacaagcttAGATATATAGCTTTGTTTCTTTCTCCCTTGACTTGTCAATAAccaagtctctctctctctctctctctctctctcacacacacacacatatagcAGAAGAAAAAACACTGCAATACACAAGACAGCAAACCAGCTGCATGGTGTGAGAAGCTAGCTAACAGCAAGCTAGCTAGGGTTACAGGAAATCGATAAGAGAAACTGAGTTGTTTTGGGGTGAGGAACTGAGGATAGATTGAAATGGTTACGGGGTGTTGGGTTCTGGTGGGAATCGTTGTGGGATCAATATGTTATTACTGGTTTATTACTAGTTCTACTAAGAgtaaggagaaggagaaggaggatAAATATCAAGATCAATATGCCACAGGTCGTCCTCAAGTTCCGAAAGGGAGGTTAGGTTGGCCTTTGATAGGAGAAACCCTCGACTTCATTGCTTGTGGCTACACCTCTCGACCTGTCAGTTTCATGGAAAATCGCACATCTCAGTAAGcttctctccttctctctcagtCTCATCATTTTCGATCTGCTTAATTCTCATCCCTTCTTCAGTTTTCATTTTGTCGTTTCCCTGCCCTTTGAATCCTTTGATTATACCTTCTTTCccaaaacatgaaatttccgATATTTCTTCCAAAAACTAATTCCTCAGATTGGATCATAGAGATGCTTTTAATGAATTCCGTATCCCATCATTTTTTCATTATCATGTTAATCATGTGATTAGTCTTAATGTTATACTATGTAAAAGTGTTCAAATCACATTACTAGCATCTTTTTCATAGGACCATATGGGTCAaattaaagatatatatatgttcaatctCGATCTTCCTGCTTATGCTGtcaatgatgaagatgaatatgtgtatatatgggATGTGTctgtttatatttatatagcgAATAAGCAAGTTGCGGGAATTTTGAGTATCTAATCCACTATGTAAATAGCTAGGATATATTGGTGTCCTTTCTCAAAGGTATAGCTACTTGACTAAACCAAACCTCCAAATGATACTTTTTGTATAGTCTTGAACTCTTGATGCGTTCATGTGGTATAGAGATTCTCAGTGGTTAAAGGTAGCTTTTACTGGGAATCATCTAACATGTACAGGAAAAGGGGAGAAGAAGCTAAGCTAATATTATAGAAACAACTATTTGTACTAAACAGTAGTTAAGCTTGAATTCCTAAGGTAATGGATGACCAAATGAGGCTTACCAAGACATAGTAAAAGAAGAATATTAAAGAATGTAATTTGTTCATTCATGACAGATGGTGACAATAGCAAGAGAAGAGAAACCCAGGAGTGAAAAAGAAACAGCCCCAAAAAGTAAATGACAGGAAAATAAAGCCTGCTCCACACTAACTATATAGGCGTCCTTAGACACCATCTCAAATTTTATTGCTTCTGCAGAAACTACTAGTACCACTCATTAACCCTATTCTATTCATGAATAGTGTCCAGCAGGCTGAATTGGGGTTAATAGTGACACTAGTTTCTCTCTATACAGGTATGGGAAGGTTTTCAAAACACACATTCTGGGAACCCCTATCATAGTGTCCACAGATGCCGAAGTAAACAAGGTGGTAATGCAAAACCATGGCAACACCTTCATTCCTGCTTATCCAAAATCAATCAAAGAACTTCTGGGGAAAAATTCTATCCTCCAAATCAACGGAAGCCTCCACAAACGAGTTCATGGACTCATTGGCGGCTTCCTCAAATCCCCACAATTCAAAGCCAGAATCACCAGGGACATAGAAAACTCTGTTAAGCTCAACTTGGCTGGCTGGACAGAACACATGCCTCACCCCATTTACATCCAAGACGAAACCCAAAAGGTCCATTCCTCATACACTATCGAACATGTTGTGATTATCAGATTCTGATTTACATCCAcgttaatatatttattatgacAGCAAGAAGAATAATTAACAACTAGCttaattttgtgttttctAGATCACCTTTGAAGTTCTGGTTAGAGTATTAATGAGCGTTGGTCCTGGTGAAGAGTTAAACTTCCTCAAGAGAGAATTTGAAGAGTTCATTAAAGGTTTGATCTGCTTACCTATCAAGCTCCCTGGAACTAGGCTCTACAAATCTCTCAAGGTACAACAACAAGATTTACAGTTAGGGTTTTAGCCTTTTTGGGTTCAGTTTCAGTTCTCAATacaaacacatatatataaataacatTGTGCATTCTTGTGCAGGCTAGGGAAAGATTGTTGAAGAAGGTAGGGAAAATAGTCGAGGAGAAGAGAAGGGTCATGGAAAATAGTACCATACCAGTCTGTGACGCAATGGACGCGCTGTTACGGGACAGCTGCGATTCGAACGACGGGCAACGGCTGCCGGTGGACTACGTCGCCGGGAACATTATAGAGATGATGATTCCGGGAGAGGAGACGGTGCCAATGGCCATGACCCTTGCCGTCAAGTACCTCAGTGACAGCCCCGTCGCTCTAGACAAGTTAAGGGTACGTGATCATCTACTTTGCGATTCTATATTTGCTTTGTAATCTCGTATCCGACGGCTGGATTTGGTTTACACACTCGTATCGGAGAGTTTGCCCTTTCTGAAAGGTCAAACCTTTCTCAAGTGGTTTTCGGATTTTTATTAGACACTCGAATGGCAGTTGGAGACGCCGTGTGGTGGGAGTTGGGACCCACTGAGTGGAGTCCGGACGCTTCCTAATCGTACGATCTTGAATCGTACGGCACTTTTATTAACTTTGTTTTTTTACAAGACTATTATTGACTTCGTTGCTGTGCGACTGCAACCACTCAGTCCATTTTCTACCCAAAACATTACATAATTTTATTGACCACAATGTGAAAAATTAAGCTACACACCGACAAAATGATAGTGAGTTGAAATGTTTAGGATTCATAGTTTAAATTCTAGGTTAAGTAGGTTTTTAAAAAATGTCTAACTCAATGAAATAGTAAATGAGGTCCTCTATATTTGTGAGAGCTTTGATTTCGAGTGATATaaagagaaatttttatatacTACTGTAGTACCATGTGTTAATATTTAGTGGTCTTCcttatttgttatatttcgACATGTGGATTTATTacattaaaattataatttaaaatatttttattatttgtgaaatgacattAATaagtattgatgatttttaaCTAGGATTTTGGGCTTAGAGTTTAGGATTTAAGGTTTATGGTATTAGAGTTTATGGTATTAGAGTGTAGCGTGTATGGttttataaataaactcaaaatagtatttgacaaaatagcttaaatataatttttctaattaaatcttGCATGTTAAATTATGATTGGAATAATAAACCACTGGGCATTGTCACGTGGTGCTATGGTGGCCCTGACAAATTTCTCTAATACAAGAAGTGTTTAAATATACGGATCTTAAGTGTCGGATTTTGATTTAAATGAGAATGAATAAAGGAATTAGTTATAACTTCTCCCACCCTCTAGTGATGGCTCTTAATTTCATGCTCTTTGGAGTAGGATGTCCACGAGGTGTTATTTTGTAATGTTATAAATTCGtactagaaatgaaaaaaaaggaagtaaCTAGATATATGGTCAGAAAGAGTGGTTCAAAAGCTAGATAAATGGAAGATGAACTGAATAGTGATATAAGTGGCTGGTGCAGTACCGGTATCAAAATCATGGAAACTCATCAAAGTACTAGTGATAAGAAACCAATTGTTTCCTTCTGATATTAAGAGTTGCTGGGAAAGTGGGTGAGAACTCATAGCTGTAAAGCTGCTCCTTCATTTTTAGTAGTCTTACTATATCTCTACAACAAGTACGTTACCTTGTATCCGTAAGAATTGAAGTGATGATGGCTCATTTTTGTGAAAGGAAACTGAAGATGAATCAGTCCAGTTCTGGCTTTAAGTTTGAAGTGAGGGTCCTTTTCAagttactgtatatatgtgcAGGAGGAGAACATGGAATTAAAGAAGCAGAAGATTGATTCTTCGGAGAGTTATTTATGGACTGATTACATGTCCTTGCCCTTTACTCAAAATGTGAGTCTCATAACTTATATACAGTTCCATATCATAATATATCGCATATTCCTTAATTTTATTCTTTGCTGAAACTAATTGATTTTGGATCTGAAGGTAATCAGTGAGACTCTTAGAATGGCAAATATTATCAATGCTATTTGGAGAAAAGCTCTCCGAGATGTCGAAATCAAAGGTCAGTATATATGTTCTTTACACTCTTAGAACACTAAATATACTCTTAAAACACTCCAACTGTttaatatgttttttcttttcacttgACCAAACAGTTGATAATCGAGAGTATGAATATGTATATCTTTATGTACATGAGGGAGGCACTTCGAGGTTGCTACTTGCTTACGATTTCTTGTTGGATTTGACAGGGTATTTGATTCCAAAAGGATGGTGTGTTTTGGCGTCTTTTAGTTCTGTCCACATGGATGAAGATAACTATGAACATCCATATCAGTTTGATCCACGGAGATGGAAGGTAAATTAAAGGTTCATTATTCAGTTTTATACTTCACTTTCTCTTGATGATATACCCTAATCTTGTGTCTCTGGATGTGTACTTAACTACTAATCATTCGTATAAGACATTAATTTCTTTGATATTGCATAAGGGAGAAGCTGCCTTAAACTATAGTACTAGTTTTACACCATTCGGGGGAGGACAAAGACTCTGCCCTGGTTTGGAATTATCTCGTCTTGAATTATCAAtctttcttcatcatcttgtcACCAGCTATAAGTAAGATATGCTCAAACTAACGTTGCTCTCGAATTTAAGACAATGTTATCAGATGAACCCAATGAATATTGTAATGGTTAGCTGATCGGGTACCTTTTCTTTGCAGATGGGTAGCTGAGAAAGATGACATTATCCACTTCCCGACGGTCAAGATGAAGAGGAAGCTGCCCATTTCAATCACATCCACAGGCACATAAGCTGCTCTAGCTTATCCAAGAAATTCTGCACAGCATGTTTTAGCTAAGATCAATCATGGTGATATGACTGATATCATTGTAGCCATAGACAGCCTAATAGAGGTGGATTGAGGATGGGCTCTATTCTATTATAGGGTTAGCTCTGGTGTCACCATCTTTGTCAATTGCAGGTGCTTTAGGGCCCTTGGTTCTTATAAAATGAATGCAAGTGGGTTATGAAGGAATCTAACTCTTAATATGGTTATATCCAAGTCCCCATACATTAAATTTTAGTGTTTGATCTGAATTCTGTATCCCCAAATTTGGTTCTATTCTGCAAAGGGGCTCCAGTGCCATCTCTCAATAATTTTGAGCTGGTGGAGTCAAACTATGCTACcgtcattttacttttatggtTAAGGGAAATTCTCGTCGGAATTCTGACATGTTATCTTCTGAGAATGCATTCGAATGTTCTTTTAGTTACTGTGGATTCTCTTTTAAACAACATGTCAGCTGCTTTTTACCCCGAAATCCAATATGTGCGCAAGATCGCAATAAGTTGTGGAATTTAGTATTGAAAGCGAAAAGAAAATCCTGGACTTTTTGTTCATGGTAGTTTGGAAATGGAACAAAGCTTGGCATGTGTTGGTGTTTTTGTTTGAGAAAAGATGAGAGCCTCAACTGACATTCTTTACTA
This genomic interval from Argentina anserina chromosome 1, drPotAnse1.1, whole genome shotgun sequence contains the following:
- the LOC126793328 gene encoding 3-epi-6-deoxocathasterone 23-monooxygenase CYP90C1, which translates into the protein MVTGCWVLVGIVVGSICYYWFITSSTKSKEKEKEDKYQDQYATGRPQVPKGRLGWPLIGETLDFIACGYTSRPVSFMENRTSQYGKVFKTHILGTPIIVSTDAEVNKVVMQNHGNTFIPAYPKSIKELLGKNSILQINGSLHKRVHGLIGGFLKSPQFKARITRDIENSVKLNLAGWTEHMPHPIYIQDETQKITFEVLVRVLMSVGPGEELNFLKREFEEFIKGLICLPIKLPGTRLYKSLKARERLLKKVGKIVEEKRRVMENSTIPVCDAMDALLRDSCDSNDGQRLPVDYVAGNIIEMMIPGEETVPMAMTLAVKYLSDSPVALDKLREENMELKKQKIDSSESYLWTDYMSLPFTQNVISETLRMANIINAIWRKALRDVEIKGYLIPKGWCVLASFSSVHMDEDNYEHPYQFDPRRWKGEAALNYSTSFTPFGGGQRLCPGLELSRLELSIFLHHLVTSYKWVAEKDDIIHFPTVKMKRKLPISITSTGT